Proteins co-encoded in one Kutzneria chonburiensis genomic window:
- a CDS encoding TetR/AcrR family transcriptional regulator, which translates to MNATEKRLHAAALRLFAARGGTNVTMSELAEEAGVARGTLYRNVESVEQLFVQARTQLVADLHDTNARVMDADRVLDPPLRLATGIRMIVRRAHEDPTMGRFLVQFGMTDGSLREALSGPPMRDVEEGIRTGRYTVAPDMAISLMSLVIGAVVSAMWTVLEGHQTWREAGTVTAELILRAFGVRGEEAAKLASGPLPELPAL; encoded by the coding sequence GTGAACGCGACGGAGAAGCGGCTCCACGCCGCGGCGCTGCGACTGTTCGCCGCTCGGGGCGGCACCAACGTGACCATGAGCGAGCTGGCCGAGGAGGCGGGCGTCGCCCGGGGCACGCTGTACCGGAACGTGGAGTCGGTCGAGCAGCTGTTCGTCCAGGCCAGGACCCAGCTGGTGGCCGACCTGCACGACACCAACGCGCGGGTGATGGACGCCGATCGTGTCCTCGACCCGCCGCTGCGGCTGGCCACCGGGATCCGCATGATCGTGCGCCGCGCCCACGAGGACCCCACGATGGGCCGGTTCCTGGTGCAGTTCGGCATGACCGACGGTTCGCTGCGCGAAGCCCTCTCCGGTCCGCCGATGCGTGACGTCGAGGAAGGCATCAGGACCGGTCGCTACACGGTCGCGCCGGACATGGCGATCAGCCTCATGTCCCTGGTGATCGGCGCCGTCGTCAGTGCGATGTGGACGGTCCTCGAAGGTCACCAGACCTGGCGCGAGGCGGGGACGGTCACCGCCGAGCTCATCCTGCGCGCCTTCGGCGTTCGCGGCGAGGAGGCCGCGAAGCTCGCTTCGGGGCCACTTCCCGAGCTGCCCGCCCTCTGA
- a CDS encoding helix-turn-helix domain-containing protein produces the protein MSADEIPSHVAAVATIRQADRTLPSSLLLTSEGLGWTTMLARTYADPLVAEFTTTPTAALHVVVATRGRCMLESREQRVAYQPGSARITAPQTSRTLRWQVTEPQPPRSVHLYLYPHLIDEVSWELGGLGLLLPEELPDRLLMNDPFVAATGYAVADAIHDRASAFYADSLATSLAAHLLRVTSGVRPVERRAALDRTTLRSIMAYFHDNLAEDITLDSLAAHVKMSKYHLLRSFKNATGTTPHRCLVMLRLRRAAHLLQTTTRPLEQVMKASGYQSMGQFSTAFRREYGRPPGQYRRQTGN, from the coding sequence ATGTCCGCCGACGAGATACCGTCACACGTGGCGGCTGTGGCCACGATCCGGCAGGCCGACCGCACCCTGCCGTCCTCGCTGCTGCTGACCAGCGAGGGGCTCGGGTGGACGACCATGCTGGCGCGCACCTACGCCGATCCGCTGGTCGCGGAGTTCACCACGACACCGACCGCCGCGCTGCACGTCGTGGTGGCCACTCGAGGGCGCTGCATGCTCGAAAGCCGGGAGCAGCGGGTCGCCTACCAGCCCGGGTCCGCCCGGATCACCGCCCCGCAGACCTCGCGCACACTGCGATGGCAGGTCACGGAACCGCAGCCGCCGCGGTCGGTTCACCTGTACCTGTATCCGCATCTGATCGACGAGGTCAGCTGGGAACTCGGCGGGCTCGGTCTGCTGCTGCCCGAGGAACTGCCCGACCGCCTCCTCATGAATGACCCGTTCGTCGCCGCGACCGGCTACGCGGTCGCCGACGCCATCCACGACCGTGCCTCCGCGTTCTACGCGGACTCCCTCGCGACCTCGCTGGCCGCGCACCTGCTCCGCGTCACGTCCGGCGTCCGTCCGGTCGAGCGGCGGGCCGCGCTCGACCGGACCACGCTGCGCAGCATCATGGCCTACTTCCACGACAACCTGGCCGAGGACATCACCCTCGACAGCCTCGCCGCCCACGTGAAGATGAGCAAGTATCACCTGCTGCGGTCGTTCAAGAACGCCACCGGAACCACGCCGCACCGCTGCCTGGTGATGCTGCGGCTACGACGGGCGGCGCACCTGCTCCAGACCACCACGCGACCGCTGGAGCAGGTGATGAAGGCGAGCGGCTACCAGAGCATGGGCCAGTTCTCCACGGCGTTCCGGCGGGAATACGGCCGGCCGCCGGGCCAGTACCGACGACAGACCGGCAACTGA